The bacterium genome has a window encoding:
- a CDS encoding PTS sugar transporter subunit IIB, with protein MSATPHWILRIDDRLVHGQVCVGWCDALGIPRLVLADDAIAASDFERELYACCPAAGQVLEFLGLAELAAALRQPPPATTLVVLPGTAEALRLAELGAPLAEITVGGLHDQPGARQLADYLFLTPAQESDLRALLARGIRLVGQPLPSSPRLDVGRLLAG; from the coding sequence ATGAGCGCGACACCGCATTGGATCCTGCGCATCGACGACCGTCTGGTCCACGGGCAGGTCTGCGTAGGCTGGTGCGACGCGCTGGGCATTCCCCGCCTGGTGCTGGCCGACGACGCCATCGCCGCCAGCGACTTCGAGCGCGAACTCTATGCCTGCTGCCCCGCCGCCGGCCAAGTGCTGGAGTTTCTGGGTCTGGCCGAGCTGGCCGCCGCCCTGCGCCAGCCACCGCCCGCCACCACCCTGGTCGTGCTGCCCGGCACGGCCGAGGCCCTCCGCCTGGCGGAGCTGGGCGCCCCCCTGGCCGAGATCACCGTGGGCGGCCTGCACGACCAGCCCGGCGCCCGCCAGCTGGCCGACTATCTCTTCCTCACCCCCGCCCAGGAATCCGACCTGCGCGCCCTGCTGGCCCGTGGCATCCGCCTGGTGGGCCAGCCGCTTCCCTCCAGCCCCCGCCTGGATGTGGGGCGCCTGCTGGCCGGGTAG
- the topA gene encoding type I DNA topoisomerase has translation MSHTLVIVESPTKSKTIGRYLEGWQPHRFRVASSVGHVVDLPERELGVDVEQGFEPRYVNAPRKAKVIAELRKLAKEADEVLLATDQDREGEAIAWHIANLLRSSLKKSVPVHRIRFNEITRQAIVAAVQQPEAVDQNRVDAQQARRVMDRLVGYQVSPILWKTVSRGLSAGRVQSVAVRLICEREEEIQAFVPEEYWSFTGHFRSAAGEDFEAELQRIFSDAGAARHEAAQAKGGEKPEVRSGTEAQALKEEMEAAAWRVHAINEKQVARKAPAPFTTSTLQQDAARRLGFSPKKTMMVAQQLYEGLELENGERAGLITYMRTDSVRLADSAVEEARAFLAKRYGPAVVPDKPVHFKGKGKAQDAHEAVRPTSLAWSPDQLAHSLNRDQLRLYTLIWNRFLACQMVPALFNQRSIDLLGGRFLFRATGSVLVRKGYLEVYEDMPEEKAEGGEAGRPRAVRARSGAPAVREKSVPIRIAEGEEAALAALDSEQHFTKPPARYSQESLIKSLEELGIGRPSTYASIVDMVLKRKYVELKERRFWPTPLGITVNRILVTHFAAIFNVDFTAQMELELDSVESGRNWREVVQDFYGPFAAALGAADSARAEIRASTREEVGEACPDCGQPLVYKHGRNGRFISCTNYPACKYSRNPGESGQAAQVTDEVCASCGAPMAVKHSRYGPFLGCSRYPECKQTMPFDLGAACPRQGCDGKLTERRSKKGRTFYGCTRFPACDFASWDRPELVACPSCDWPWMGRKTGRDRDHELTCPRCGMKQDADLLQQHAAGDS, from the coding sequence ATGTCCCACACCCTCGTCATTGTCGAATCCCCCACCAAAAGCAAGACGATCGGACGCTATCTGGAAGGATGGCAGCCGCACCGCTTCCGGGTGGCCAGCAGCGTGGGCCACGTCGTCGACCTGCCCGAGCGGGAGTTGGGCGTGGACGTGGAGCAGGGCTTCGAGCCCCGCTATGTCAACGCCCCGCGCAAGGCCAAAGTGATCGCCGAGCTGCGCAAGCTGGCCAAGGAGGCGGACGAGGTGTTGCTGGCCACGGACCAGGACCGCGAGGGGGAGGCCATCGCCTGGCACATCGCCAACCTGTTGCGCTCCTCGCTGAAGAAGTCCGTGCCCGTCCACCGCATCCGCTTCAATGAGATCACCAGACAGGCCATCGTCGCCGCCGTGCAGCAGCCGGAGGCGGTGGACCAGAACCGCGTGGACGCCCAGCAGGCCCGCCGCGTGATGGACCGCCTGGTCGGCTACCAGGTCAGCCCCATCCTTTGGAAAACGGTGAGCCGCGGCCTCTCCGCCGGCCGGGTGCAGAGCGTGGCCGTGCGTCTCATCTGCGAGCGGGAGGAGGAGATCCAGGCCTTCGTGCCGGAAGAGTACTGGTCCTTCACCGGACACTTCCGCAGCGCCGCGGGCGAGGACTTCGAGGCCGAGCTGCAGCGCATCTTCAGCGACGCCGGCGCCGCCCGCCATGAGGCGGCCCAGGCCAAGGGGGGCGAGAAGCCGGAGGTGCGCAGCGGGACCGAGGCCCAGGCCCTCAAGGAGGAGATGGAGGCCGCCGCCTGGCGCGTGCACGCCATCAACGAGAAGCAGGTGGCGCGCAAGGCCCCCGCCCCCTTCACCACCAGCACTCTGCAGCAGGACGCCGCCCGCCGCCTGGGCTTCAGTCCGAAGAAAACCATGATGGTGGCCCAGCAGCTCTACGAGGGCCTGGAACTGGAGAACGGCGAGCGGGCCGGCCTCATCACCTACATGAGGACGGACTCCGTGCGTCTGGCCGACAGCGCCGTGGAGGAGGCCCGCGCCTTCCTGGCCAAGCGCTACGGGCCGGCCGTCGTGCCGGACAAGCCCGTGCACTTCAAAGGCAAGGGAAAAGCCCAGGACGCCCACGAGGCGGTCCGGCCCACCAGCCTGGCCTGGTCGCCGGACCAGTTGGCGCACAGCCTCAACCGCGACCAGCTCCGCCTCTACACCCTCATCTGGAACCGCTTCCTCGCCTGCCAGATGGTGCCCGCCCTCTTCAACCAGCGCTCCATCGACCTGCTGGGCGGCCGCTTCCTCTTCCGCGCCACGGGCAGCGTGCTGGTGCGCAAGGGCTATCTGGAAGTCTACGAGGACATGCCCGAGGAGAAGGCGGAGGGCGGCGAGGCCGGCCGGCCGCGCGCCGTCCGCGCCCGCAGCGGGGCGCCCGCCGTCCGCGAGAAAAGCGTGCCCATCCGCATCGCCGAGGGGGAGGAGGCTGCCCTGGCCGCCCTGGACAGCGAGCAGCACTTCACCAAGCCGCCGGCGCGCTATTCCCAGGAGAGTCTGATCAAATCGCTGGAGGAGCTGGGCATCGGCCGGCCCTCGACCTACGCCTCCATCGTCGACATGGTCCTCAAACGCAAGTATGTGGAGCTGAAGGAGCGCCGCTTCTGGCCCACCCCGCTGGGGATCACGGTCAACCGCATCCTCGTCACCCACTTCGCCGCCATCTTCAACGTGGATTTCACCGCCCAGATGGAGCTGGAGCTGGATTCGGTGGAGTCGGGACGGAACTGGCGCGAGGTGGTCCAGGATTTCTACGGCCCCTTCGCCGCCGCCCTGGGCGCCGCCGATTCGGCCCGCGCCGAGATCCGGGCCAGCACGCGCGAGGAGGTGGGGGAGGCCTGTCCGGACTGCGGCCAGCCGCTGGTCTACAAGCATGGCCGCAACGGCCGCTTCATCTCCTGCACCAACTACCCGGCCTGCAAGTATTCGCGCAATCCGGGCGAGAGCGGACAGGCCGCCCAGGTCACGGACGAGGTCTGCGCCAGCTGCGGCGCGCCCATGGCGGTCAAGCATTCGCGCTATGGACCCTTCCTGGGCTGCAGCCGCTACCCGGAGTGCAAGCAGACGATGCCCTTCGACCTGGGGGCGGCCTGCCCGCGCCAAGGCTGCGACGGCAAACTGACCGAGCGCCGCAGCAAGAAGGGGCGGACCTTCTACGGCTGCACGCGCTTCCCGGCGTGCGACTTCGCCAGCTGGGACCGGCCGGAGCTGGTGGCCTGCCCCAGCTGCGACTGGCCCTGGATGGGGCGCAAGACCGGCCGCGACCGCGACCATGAGTTGACCTGTCCGCGCTGCGGCATGAAGCAGGACGCCGATCTGCTCCAGCAGCACGCCGCCGGCGATTCCTGA
- the hprK gene encoding HPr(Ser) kinase/phosphatase produces MPEDITPKRLSVRQLFEEEQGELRLTLLTDPLHLGREILQKNLHRPGLALAGYLELFTHDRIQVLGNTEISYLRSLTREQCREAFARVFRFDIPCLVITNSNSPVNDTVELAEGAGVPVFQSELSTTELYHLLSDYLDDFFAPQETQHATLVDVYGTGLLLTGKSGIGKSEVALDLVERGHRLVADDAVLVTRKADRILMGSGNDLLQHMMEIRGLGIIDVRQIYGISAVRMQKRVEMIVELCLWEERGDLDRTGLEKETATILGIELPLIRLPIFPGKNITVICETLALNHHLKVYGYDSSLELNRRLLKTMEDRRRLRAYLRRDPE; encoded by the coding sequence ATGCCTGAAGACATCACCCCCAAGCGCCTGAGCGTGCGCCAGCTCTTCGAGGAGGAGCAGGGCGAGCTGCGGCTCACCTTGCTCACCGATCCGCTCCATCTGGGGCGGGAGATCCTCCAGAAGAACCTGCACCGCCCCGGCCTTGCCCTGGCGGGCTATTTGGAGCTCTTCACCCACGACCGCATCCAGGTGTTGGGCAACACCGAGATTTCTTATTTGCGCTCATTGACCCGGGAACAGTGCCGCGAGGCCTTCGCCCGTGTCTTCCGCTTCGATATCCCCTGTCTGGTCATCACCAACAGCAACTCGCCGGTCAACGACACGGTGGAGTTGGCCGAGGGGGCGGGCGTGCCCGTCTTTCAGTCGGAACTGAGCACGACGGAGCTCTACCACCTGCTCTCCGACTACCTGGACGACTTCTTCGCCCCCCAGGAGACGCAGCACGCCACGCTGGTGGACGTCTACGGCACGGGCCTGCTGCTGACAGGCAAGAGTGGCATCGGCAAGAGCGAGGTGGCGCTGGACCTGGTGGAGCGCGGGCACCGCCTGGTGGCCGACGACGCCGTGCTGGTGACGCGCAAGGCGGACCGCATCCTGATGGGATCGGGCAACGACCTGCTCCAGCACATGATGGAGATCCGCGGCCTGGGCATCATCGACGTGCGGCAGATCTACGGCATCAGCGCCGTGCGCATGCAGAAGCGGGTGGAGATGATTGTCGAGCTCTGCCTGTGGGAGGAGCGGGGCGATCTGGACCGCACCGGCCTCGAGAAGGAGACGGCCACCATCCTCGGCATCGAGCTGCCCCTCATCCGCCTGCCCATCTTCCCGGGCAAGAACATCACGGTCATCTGCGAGACCCTCGCCCTCAACCACCACCTCAAGGTCTATGGCTACGACAGCTCCCTGGAACTGAACCGCCGCCTGCTGAAGACGATGGAGGACCGCCGCCGGCTGCGCGCCTATCTGCGGCGGGATCCCGAATGA
- a CDS encoding ABC transporter substrate-binding protein, producing the protein MPWRVWRPFPWLMIPLLAACQKGGGRFDTGEILPLLEGVEAKAHWRQAGYAVEDHPAGALPEVPAWMGGAGFEAVADSLGWETRVDFPLDTDSSALAGGRIRIAITEYPATLRSEGKDSHTAFQQMMNQACYETLLRVNTTDLDYQPELATHWKVVFPPEGGQELWFRINPEARWQTGQRVTAADVAATWRLKVDDGLLRLGDAVVYREFTAPEAVGPYLVKTGTAKRSWRLMMEFATEMRVYPAHIIGGLTGKQYMERFQNHPLPGSGRYLIREEDVRQGNSLILTRDAGYWDRANPRKRGEWNFYQIKFVAIAEDNLAREMTKKGMLDLLLVSEAKYWVRELVPEKVMQLERGWLVKRKIFNDQPNGLQGFVLNTREEPFHDIRLRRAFSLLMDRQALIDKLFYQQYLHNDSYYPGGIYENPDNPKVRHDPREAIRLLEAAGYKRLDRDGVRMNETGQRLDFELMSPEAAASERLLTVIQEQLQRGGVRLSLKPTTFTTRVKMLNDRKFKLYYGAWTGSLFPDPRSSWHGEFAIGPDTGNHPGVMDPVIDSLCTAYDICYDQAERVRQVQAIDRRLMEGYYVAHAWYGPYERLLYWNKFGMPPRVLSRTYDYRDLIRLWWYDPVRHRELREAIVADRGLPLLPEEVHGWDEMRDAH; encoded by the coding sequence ATGCCGTGGCGCGTCTGGCGGCCTTTCCCCTGGCTGATGATCCCCCTGCTGGCCGCTTGCCAGAAGGGAGGCGGCCGCTTCGACACGGGGGAGATCCTGCCGCTGCTCGAGGGTGTGGAGGCCAAGGCCCACTGGCGGCAGGCCGGCTACGCGGTGGAGGACCATCCGGCCGGCGCCCTGCCCGAGGTACCTGCCTGGATGGGCGGCGCCGGCTTCGAGGCTGTGGCCGACAGCCTGGGCTGGGAGACGCGCGTGGACTTTCCCCTGGACACGGACTCCTCGGCCCTGGCCGGCGGGCGCATCCGCATCGCCATCACCGAGTACCCGGCCACCCTGCGCAGCGAGGGCAAGGACTCCCACACCGCCTTCCAGCAGATGATGAACCAGGCCTGCTACGAGACCCTTCTCCGCGTCAATACCACCGACCTGGACTACCAGCCGGAGCTGGCCACCCACTGGAAAGTGGTCTTTCCTCCCGAGGGCGGACAGGAGTTGTGGTTCCGGATCAACCCGGAGGCCCGGTGGCAGACGGGACAGCGTGTCACGGCGGCGGACGTGGCGGCCACCTGGCGCCTCAAGGTGGACGACGGCCTGCTGCGCCTGGGGGATGCCGTGGTCTACCGCGAGTTCACGGCGCCCGAGGCGGTGGGCCCTTACCTGGTGAAGACCGGCACGGCCAAGCGCAGTTGGCGCCTCATGATGGAGTTCGCCACCGAGATGCGCGTCTATCCGGCCCACATCATCGGCGGACTCACCGGCAAGCAGTACATGGAGCGTTTCCAAAACCATCCGCTGCCGGGCTCGGGACGCTATCTGATCCGCGAGGAGGATGTGCGGCAGGGCAACAGCCTCATCCTTACCCGGGACGCCGGCTACTGGGACCGCGCCAACCCCCGCAAGCGTGGCGAATGGAATTTCTACCAGATCAAGTTCGTGGCCATCGCCGAGGACAACCTGGCCCGTGAAATGACAAAGAAGGGCATGCTGGACCTGCTGCTCGTCTCGGAGGCCAAGTACTGGGTGCGCGAGCTGGTGCCGGAGAAGGTGATGCAACTGGAGCGGGGCTGGCTGGTGAAGCGGAAGATCTTCAACGACCAGCCCAACGGCCTGCAGGGTTTCGTCCTCAACACCCGCGAGGAGCCCTTCCACGACATCCGGTTGCGGCGGGCCTTCTCCCTGCTGATGGATCGCCAGGCGCTCATCGACAAGCTCTTCTACCAGCAGTACCTGCACAACGACAGCTACTACCCGGGCGGCATCTACGAGAACCCGGACAATCCCAAGGTGAGGCATGATCCCCGCGAGGCCATCCGCCTGCTCGAGGCGGCCGGCTACAAGCGCCTGGACCGGGACGGCGTCCGCATGAACGAGACGGGCCAGCGACTGGATTTCGAGCTGATGAGTCCGGAGGCGGCGGCCAGCGAGCGGCTCCTCACGGTGATCCAGGAGCAGCTCCAGAGGGGCGGCGTGCGCCTCTCGCTCAAACCCACGACCTTCACGACGCGGGTCAAGATGCTCAATGACCGCAAGTTCAAGCTCTACTACGGCGCCTGGACGGGCAGCCTCTTTCCCGACCCGCGCTCCTCCTGGCACGGCGAGTTCGCCATCGGGCCGGACACGGGCAATCATCCCGGGGTGATGGATCCCGTCATCGACAGCCTGTGCACGGCCTACGACATCTGCTACGATCAGGCGGAGCGGGTCCGCCAGGTCCAGGCCATCGATCGCCGGCTGATGGAAGGCTACTACGTGGCCCACGCCTGGTACGGGCCCTATGAGCGGCTCCTCTACTGGAACAAGTTCGGCATGCCGCCCCGCGTGCTGTCACGCACCTATGACTACCGGGATCTCATCCGCCTGTGGTGGTACGATCCGGTCCGGCATCGGGAGCTGAGGGAGGCGATTGTGGCGGACCGAGGCCTGCCTCTCCTGCCGGAAGAGGTCCATGGCTGGGATGAGATGAGGGATGCGCATTAG
- the raiA gene encoding ribosome-associated translation inhibitor RaiA, whose protein sequence is MKTTVTSRHFRASDKLKAYAETEVSRLDKYFDSILECDVVLEYDARQNKTAEVAIRVPGEQLQAAETSEDFQKSLDLAVLKLEKQVVRYKERLKKKH, encoded by the coding sequence ATGAAGACGACAGTGACCTCGCGCCATTTCAGGGCCAGCGACAAGCTCAAGGCTTATGCCGAGACGGAGGTGTCGAGGCTGGACAAGTACTTCGACAGCATCCTGGAATGCGACGTGGTGCTGGAGTACGACGCCCGCCAGAACAAGACGGCGGAGGTCGCCATCCGCGTGCCGGGCGAGCAGCTGCAGGCGGCGGAGACAAGCGAGGACTTCCAGAAATCCCTCGACCTGGCTGTGTTGAAGCTCGAGAAGCAGGTGGTGCGCTACAAGGAGCGGCTCAAGAAGAAGCACTGA
- a CDS encoding trypsin-like peptidase domain-containing protein: MKHMTLKWPSTQALILAVLLIQAPPLRAQISAGGTPPSAGQRLAAEAPTVVLPAPDHELLLAEDEGEPKDLPLRFGTPLEVQLDLRQAGRAEDLPDGGRLWRLRIHSPGARSLNLLYDDFSLPPGARLFLYNDDRSLTIGAFTELNNMPDGSFATQPLSGDAITLEYEEPAGAAWPGRVRASRVVHAYRNIFGWPEADRDYGDSGACNNNVRCPEGNPWAAEIRSVAMILTGGGYRICSGALVNNAAQDQTQYFLTANHCLGGETNWIFMFNYQSPGCFNQNGITLDTVQGSIRRANNADSDVALLQLTEAIPPSYGVVFAGWSRVDVAPTAGVCIHHPNGDIKKISFENNALVSDRYLGNQGVVDSHWKVINWDDGTTEPGSSGSPVFDPNHRIVGQLHGGYASCSSPTPDWFGKFSMSWGRGSSPSTRLRDWLDPLNSQLTTLNALDPQNVTPLAFAGLNVLSSSDGDLVPEPGETVELAVLLLNQVASPLNGVTGTLTSNTPWLGISQGTASWPTLPAGQSEANLTPFVLQVDAQAPPAGLATLSLAVGNGSFTTTLGLGLDIGQRLVYWQDDVEAGDNGWTHGAPAGWSDAWHRGTQDSHSPDHSWKCGAPGAGDYPVLLDARLDSPPLTLWPYSRLRFWHRIQASVSSVFPDSAYDSGILELSADNGTTWTQLMPETGYSHVVRWRGPDSQPGTQPLPPFSPCWSGTLPWQEVRTDLSAWGGQTVRLRLRFGSDANGGSLGWFVDDLLLEGLDPTPPPVTDLSIHLAGNGMLQLSWSAVSGATRYRVERRAGGAAPWQPWVEVAEPGLMVVSTPGMHFFRVIALAW, translated from the coding sequence ATGAAACACATGACCCTCAAATGGCCGAGCACCCAGGCCCTGATCCTTGCCGTGCTCCTGATCCAAGCCCCGCCCCTGCGCGCCCAGATCAGCGCCGGCGGCACGCCGCCCAGCGCAGGGCAGCGGCTGGCGGCCGAAGCACCCACCGTGGTCCTGCCCGCCCCCGACCACGAGCTGCTGCTGGCCGAGGACGAAGGAGAGCCCAAGGACCTGCCCCTGCGCTTCGGCACCCCGCTGGAGGTGCAACTTGACCTGCGTCAGGCGGGGAGGGCGGAGGATCTGCCCGACGGCGGCCGGCTCTGGCGCTTGCGCATCCACAGCCCGGGGGCCCGCTCGCTCAATCTGCTCTACGACGACTTCTCCCTCCCGCCCGGCGCCCGCCTCTTCCTTTACAATGACGACCGCAGCCTGACCATCGGCGCTTTCACCGAACTCAACAACATGCCCGACGGCAGCTTCGCCACCCAGCCCCTCTCCGGGGACGCGATCACGCTGGAGTATGAAGAGCCGGCGGGCGCCGCCTGGCCGGGCCGCGTGCGGGCCAGCCGCGTCGTGCACGCCTATCGCAACATCTTCGGATGGCCGGAAGCGGACCGCGACTACGGCGACAGCGGCGCCTGCAACAACAACGTGCGCTGCCCGGAGGGCAATCCCTGGGCGGCCGAGATCCGCTCCGTGGCCATGATCCTCACCGGGGGCGGCTACCGCATCTGCAGCGGCGCCTTGGTCAACAACGCGGCCCAGGACCAGACCCAGTACTTCCTCACGGCCAACCACTGCCTGGGCGGCGAGACGAACTGGATCTTCATGTTCAACTACCAAAGCCCGGGCTGCTTCAACCAGAACGGCATCACCCTGGACACGGTCCAGGGCTCCATCCGCCGCGCCAACAACGCCGACTCCGACGTTGCGCTGCTGCAATTGACGGAGGCCATCCCCCCCAGCTACGGGGTGGTCTTCGCCGGCTGGAGCCGGGTGGATGTCGCCCCCACGGCGGGTGTCTGCATCCACCATCCCAATGGCGACATCAAGAAGATCTCCTTCGAGAACAACGCCCTGGTCTCGGACCGCTACCTGGGCAACCAGGGCGTGGTGGACAGCCACTGGAAGGTGATCAACTGGGACGACGGCACGACCGAGCCGGGCAGCTCGGGCAGCCCCGTCTTCGACCCCAACCACCGCATCGTGGGGCAGTTGCACGGCGGTTATGCCAGTTGCAGCAGCCCCACCCCCGACTGGTTCGGCAAGTTCTCCATGAGCTGGGGCCGCGGCAGCAGCCCCTCCACCCGGCTGCGGGACTGGCTGGATCCCCTCAACTCCCAGTTGACGACGCTCAACGCCCTGGATCCGCAGAACGTGACGCCCCTGGCCTTCGCCGGGTTGAACGTGCTGTCCAGCAGCGACGGCGACCTGGTGCCGGAACCAGGGGAGACGGTGGAGCTGGCGGTGCTCCTGCTCAACCAGGTGGCCAGTCCCTTGAACGGTGTCACAGGGACACTGACGAGCAACACCCCCTGGCTCGGCATCAGCCAGGGGACGGCCTCCTGGCCCACCCTGCCCGCCGGGCAAAGCGAGGCCAACCTGACGCCCTTCGTCCTGCAGGTGGACGCCCAGGCGCCCCCGGCCGGCCTCGCCACCCTCAGCCTGGCCGTGGGCAACGGCAGTTTCACGACCACCCTGGGCCTGGGCCTGGACATCGGCCAGCGCCTTGTCTACTGGCAGGACGACGTGGAGGCGGGGGACAACGGCTGGACGCACGGGGCGCCGGCCGGCTGGAGCGACGCCTGGCATCGCGGGACGCAGGACAGCCACAGCCCGGACCACAGCTGGAAGTGCGGAGCCCCGGGCGCGGGAGACTACCCGGTGCTGCTCGACGCCCGCCTGGACTCGCCCCCCCTCACCCTCTGGCCCTACAGTCGCCTGCGCTTCTGGCACCGCATCCAGGCCTCGGTCTCCTCCGTCTTCCCCGATTCGGCCTACGATTCGGGCATCCTCGAGCTGTCCGCCGACAACGGGACCACCTGGACGCAGCTGATGCCGGAGACGGGATACAGCCACGTGGTGCGCTGGCGCGGCCCGGACAGCCAGCCGGGCACCCAGCCGCTACCTCCCTTCAGCCCCTGCTGGTCGGGCACCCTGCCCTGGCAGGAGGTCCGCACCGACCTGTCGGCCTGGGGCGGCCAGACGGTCCGCCTGCGCCTGCGCTTCGGCAGCGACGCCAACGGCGGTTCGCTGGGCTGGTTCGTGGACGACCTTCTGCTCGAGGGCCTGGATCCCACCCCGCCACCGGTCACGGACCTCTCCATCCATTTGGCCGGCAACGGCATGCTGCAGCTTTCGTGGAGCGCCGTGTCCGGCGCGACCCGCTACCGGGTGGAGCGCCGGGCGGGCGGGGCGGCCCCCTGGCAGCCCTGGGTGGAGGTGGCGGAACCGGGGCTGATGGTGGTGTCGACGCCGGGCATGCACTTCTTCCGGGTGATCGCCTTGGCTTGGTGA
- a CDS encoding DUF494 family protein codes for MSPRFAQLLIHLLHRFLELEPGMELRPDLLAEELGAMGYGQEEISQALGWLLDRQEYAEESEFDRVVHTASRRVLHAAENHYLTPEARSFLAELQNHDLLDPGETEALIERAIWMQRASVPIDDLKSFVNTYMLGQGRLDPGQQSRVVLPFHASRH; via the coding sequence ATGAGTCCACGATTCGCCCAGCTGCTCATCCACCTGCTGCACCGCTTCTTGGAGTTGGAGCCCGGCATGGAGCTGCGCCCCGATCTCCTGGCCGAGGAGCTGGGGGCCATGGGCTACGGCCAGGAGGAGATCTCCCAGGCCCTGGGCTGGCTGCTGGACAGACAGGAGTATGCCGAGGAAAGCGAGTTCGACCGGGTGGTCCACACCGCCAGCCGGCGGGTGCTCCACGCGGCGGAGAACCATTACCTGACACCCGAGGCCCGTTCCTTTCTGGCGGAACTGCAGAATCACGACCTGCTGGATCCCGGCGAGACGGAGGCGCTCATCGAGCGTGCCATCTGGATGCAGCGCGCCAGCGTGCCCATTGACGACCTGAAGTCCTTTGTCAACACCTACATGCTGGGTCAGGGCCGCCTTGATCCCGGCCAGCAGAGCCGGGTGGTGCTGCCCTTCCATGCCAGCAGGCACTGA
- a CDS encoding tyrosine-type recombinase/integrase, with product MDHPPLSPSAWTLLDAFLDHLTQERRLSPATRLAYDRDLRGYLQGLSPEADPFAPDELRDHLSRRLREGLSRRSVARCQAAMRSWCRWLQSRGRLERNPAALLPALRQEKRLPEVLSEREVREAIEAVPTADFADCRDRLILELLYGTGMRLAELTRLDLRDLGGELVLLFGKGAKERLVPLGREARRVLEAWRPHRRALLAQAGRPEEPALLLNRRGGRLGPRSVERLVQARLARVSRLRRLSPHLLRHSFATHLLDSGAELRVVQELLGHASLSTTQIYTHVSVKHMQDIYRQAHPRSGGLRRGGTPDGPKPEEEA from the coding sequence GTGGACCATCCGCCCCTCAGCCCTTCTGCGTGGACCCTGCTGGATGCCTTCCTGGACCACCTGACCCAGGAGCGCCGCCTCTCCCCCGCCACGCGCCTGGCCTACGACCGCGACCTGCGCGGCTATCTCCAGGGCCTGAGCCCCGAGGCGGACCCCTTCGCCCCCGACGAGTTGCGCGACCATCTCAGCCGGCGCCTGCGGGAGGGTCTCTCGCGCCGCAGCGTGGCGCGCTGCCAAGCCGCGATGCGCTCCTGGTGCCGCTGGCTGCAGTCCCGTGGCCGGCTGGAGCGCAATCCGGCCGCCCTCCTGCCCGCCCTGCGCCAGGAGAAGCGCCTGCCCGAGGTGCTGAGCGAGCGCGAGGTGCGCGAGGCGATCGAGGCGGTGCCCACGGCCGACTTCGCCGACTGTCGCGACCGCCTCATCCTGGAACTGCTCTACGGCACCGGCATGCGACTGGCCGAGCTGACCCGGCTCGACCTGCGCGACCTGGGCGGCGAGCTGGTGCTGCTCTTCGGCAAGGGCGCCAAGGAGCGCCTCGTGCCCCTGGGGCGGGAAGCCCGCCGCGTGCTGGAGGCCTGGCGGCCGCATCGACGCGCCCTGTTGGCCCAGGCCGGGCGCCCCGAGGAGCCGGCCCTCCTCCTCAACCGGCGGGGCGGGCGGCTGGGGCCGCGCTCGGTGGAGCGCCTGGTGCAGGCCCGCCTGGCCCGGGTGAGCCGCCTGCGCCGCCTCTCGCCGCACCTGCTGCGGCACAGTTTCGCCACACACCTCCTGGACAGCGGCGCCGAGCTGCGCGTGGTGCAGGAGCTGCTCGGCCACGCCTCCCTGTCCACCACCCAGATCTATACCCATGTCAGCGTGAAACACATGCAGGACATCTACCGGCAGGCCCATCCGCGGTCGGGAGGACTGCGCCGCGGGGGAACGCCGGACGGTCCCAAGCCCGAGGAGGAAGCATGA